The Streptomyces sp. WZ-12 genome segment CGATCCGACCCGGCGGCTCGCGCGGCCGCTGGGCGGCACCGTGCTCGCCCGGGGCCCCGCGGTCACCGAGGCCGCCCGGCACGCGACCGACCTCGCGCGGCTGCTCACCGCAGCCCAGGCGGTCGGGGTGGGGCGGGCGCTGCTGGCCCGAACCGTTGAATACGTGTGCCAGCGCACCCAGTTCGGGCGGCCGATCGGGTCCTTCCAGGCGGTCAAGCACCGGCTGGCGGATGCGTTGATGGGGGTGGAGTTCGCCGAGCCGTTGGTGCACGCGGGGGCGTTGGCGTTGGCCAATGAGGCGGCATCGGCCGGGGCGGGCGGCCTGTCGGCCGGGGCGGAAGTGGCCGCGGCGAAGGTGGCGGCCGGCGAAGCGGGCTATGCCGCGGCGCGCGCCGCCCTCCAGTTGCACGGCGCGGTCGGCTATACCGATGAGCCGGATCTTTCGCTGTGGATTCGGAAGGCGCGGCCGTTGCGGGATGCGTGGGGTGGTCCCGGTGCGTGTCGGGCGCGGGTGCTCACCGGTTAGCCGCACGATGTCGGCTTTCCCACCGTGGGGTTGCTGATGACGCCTCCGGCGTAGGGGTGTTGGGCGCGGTGACGGGCCGCCGGCGATATGCCGCCGCCCTGACGCTCCCCGAACGGCGGTGCGCGGCCGGCCCGTTGCTCTACTTCCGGCGCGCCTGCGAGCGCCGGGGCCCCTCGTCGTCGGCGTCGTCCGCGGCCGCCAGCTCGTCGAGGTCGGCCAACATCGCGTCGGCCAGGTCGCGTTCGGAGGCGTAGAAGCGCTCGGACCACTTCAGGACGAGCGCGGGGTAGGCCCATGCCGCGTCGGAGCGGGCGCCCTCGGCGTCGACCTCGGCGCGCCGGCGCATCGTCTCGGCGTACTCGCGGTGCCGGCCCAGCACGTCGCGCATCTGGTCGGCCTCCAACAGGTGCCCCAGCCACAGCCGCAGCATCACCCCGTGCTTGAGGACCGGCGGCTCCACCGGCGCCTCGCGCGCCCACCGCCGGACCGCCGCCATGCCGTCGTCGGTGATGACGTACACCCGCTTGTCGCGGTTGCCGGTCTCCTGGGCGACCATCCGGGAGCTGACGTAGCCCACCTTCTCCAGGCGCTTGAGCTCGCCGTAGATCTGGCTGAACGACGGGCTCCAGTAGAAGGAGCGCAGCGACCAGTCCGACCACTTCTTGAGGTCGTAACCGGACAACTCCTCGCCGAACGAGAGGAGTCCGAGCACCGCCCAACTGGTCGCCGGCAGCGCCGGGCGCTCCACGTCGTCCCCTGCCCCGTGCGCCTTCTTCTCCGTCACGCTCCGCAGTCTACGGCCTCGCGGGCCGGGCCTGACGGGACGCCATCGGGCCCCTTCCTCCTCCCCTTCTGCTCCTGCTAGACATATTCCGATTAGAAATCTTCTGCTCTCCCTCACCCCCCGAACGAGGAGGCAGTTCCGTGAAGTTCTCGATGATCTTCGAGGCGCAGCTCGCCGATCCCACGCCCGAACGGGAGCGCCGGGTCATCCACGACTGCGTCGAACAGGCCGTCCACGCCGAGGAGATGGGCTTCGACCGCATCTGGGCGGTGGAGCACCACTCGCTCACCCAGTACGCGCACATGAGCGCCTCGGAGATCTTCCTGACCTGGGTCGCCGCCCGGACGTCCCGGATCCGGATCGGCCACGGCGTGGTCACCCTGCCGTTCGGCTACCAGCACCCGGTCCGGGTCGCCGAACGGGCCGCGATGCTCGACGTGCTCTCCGGCGGCCGGGTGAACCTCGGCGCCGGACGGGGCGCCACCACGCAGGAGATGGCGATGTTCGGGGTCCGCCCCGAGGACACCTATCCGCAGATGGAGGAGGCGCTGCGGATCGTCAGCAATGCCTGGCGGAACGAGACCTTCGAGTGGCACGGCTCCCTCGACATCGGCCCCGGCGCGGTCCTCCCGCGGCCCGTACAGGCCCCGCACCCACCGCTGTTCATGGCGTGCAGCAAGCACGACACCCTCAGGCTGGCCGCCGAACTGGGCGTCGGAGCCCTGGTGTTGGGGTTCGCCGGCGCCGACGACGTGCGCACCATGCGCGAGGTCTACGACGAGGCGATCGCCGTCCGCACCGGCGAGCGCTTCGTCTCCGACGCGGCCAACGACCACTTCTCCGTGCTCTGCCCGACCGTGGTGCTCGACGACGGCGCCGCCGCGCACCGCATCGGCACCCGCGGCCAGCGGTTCTTCGCCGAGGCGATCGCCCACTGGTACGGCAACGGCCCGGCGCCCACCGTCCACGACGAGCACGACGACCACGTGGCCGCGCTGGCGCAGGGCCGCGAGGAGTTGGTCGCCAAGCTGCACGAGGCCAGCATCCCGGCCCGCCCCGTCGACACCGGCACTTACCACGCCCGGCACGCCTACGGCACCGCCGAGGACGCCGTCGCCTACGTCGAGCAGTTGCGGGAGATCGGGGTGGACGAGGTGATGTGCCTGATCCAGATGGGCGCCGTGCCGCAGGAGGTGTGCCTGGAGACCATCCGGCACTGGGGCGAGCGCGTCATCCCGCACTTCCGGGCCCTTCAGGCGCGGGCATGACCGCCGACGGGGTGCGGCTGGACGGCAGGGTCGCGGTCATCACCGGAGCCGGGCGCGGGCAGGGCGCGGCCGAGGCCCGGTTGTTCGTGGCGTCGGGCGGCCGGGTGGTGCTCGGCGCGGTGGTGGTCTCGGTGGACTACCGCCGGGCCCCGGAGCACCGCTTCCCGGCCGCCGCCGAGGACGCCTACGCGGCGACCCGGTGGGCGGTCGGGCACGCCGCCGAACTGGGCTGCGACGCGGCCCGGGTGGCGGTCGCCGGCGACTCCAGCGGCGGCAACCTGGCCGCCGCGGTCGCCCTGATGACCCGGGACCGCACCGGCCCGCCGCTCGCCGCCCAGGTGCTGCTCTACCCGGCGCTCGACCACCGGCTGACCGGCCGCTCGGCAGCCGACTACGCCACCGGCTTCTTCCACACCACGGCCCATATGCGCTGGTACTGGGAGCGGTACCTGGGCCCGGAGGGCGACCGGGCGCACCCCTACGCCGCGCCCGGCCGGGCCGCGGACCTGACCGGGCTGCCACCCGCGCTGCTGGTGCTGCCCGAGTGCGATCCGCTGCGGGACGAGGGGCGCGCCTACGGGCGGGCGCTGCGCCGTGCCGGCGTCCCGGCGCGGGTGGACGAATACCCGGGCGCCTTCCACGGTTTCCTCGGCGCGGCCGGCGCGCTGCCGGCCGCGGACGCCGCGCTGGACGCCGTCGCGAAGTGGCTCTTCGGCACCGTGAGTGACGGCGACGTGACGAGCCGGTGAGGGCCGGGTGGCGAGGATGGTGACAGTATGCGGGGGAGCCGTGGCGGCCCGTTGATGCGGTGCGCCACCGCACGTCGAGTGCCAGACTTGAAGCACCGCGCCCGGCTGCCGGCCGGAGCCCATGTGACCGAGGGGAACGACATGACCTGGGCATCTTGGACCACGGTGGGTATCCACGCCCGCCCCGGCGCGGTGCAGACCGAGGAGGTCGGCCCGATGCAGGGCGATCTGACCATCCACACCACGTGGTCGGAGGACGAGGCGCACGTCGCCGTCCAGTACACCGGGTCCTCGGACTGGTACACCATGGTCGGCAGCCCCGTGCCCTGCCACTCCGAGGAGGACAGCCGGGCCTTCCACCAGGCCGTCGTCGAGGCGGTCCGCGGCGGCGAGAAGGCCCAGGCGTCGCTGGAGGAGCTCTTCCGCACCGGCTAGCGGCCCGCGCGGCGCCGCCGCGCACCCCCGATCGCCTTGAGGCCGGGACGGCAACCGCCGTCCCGGCCTCGTGTCGTGCGCCGTTCCGCCGTGCGCCGTTCCGTGGCGCCCGACAACCCCCGCCCCGCGCCGGGCAACCGTGGCGCGACCTCCTGCGTCCCCTCCCCCAGAACACGATTGGTCATCTTCTGACTACCCATAGCTGATCAATTGTCAATTTTTGATTGCTCAGCACGGAAAATTGATCATTTCCCTTTACATGCCCATGGCAGACATATCAGGGTCTGTGCGGGGCCGGACGGTCCCCGCGGTGCGCAACACCACCGCGTGTACGGGCGGTTGGCGCATTCCGCCGCCCACAGCGCAAAGGGAACGAATCTGTGCGTAGACCCCACATACGCAGCCGCCACCTGGCGATAGCCCTGGCCGTCACCACGGCCGCCACCCTCACCGCGGGCGCCGCCGTCGCGGCCCCCGCCACTCCCGCCGCCCCCTCGGCCACCGGCACCCCCTCACTCGTGGACGCGGCCCGCACCGCCGCCTACGCCCACTCCGCGACCACCGGCGTCGACAAGCAGGACACCCTCAAGGCCACCGACACCCTGGTCGACCCCGACGGCCGCCAACACGTGCGGTTCGTCCGCGTCCACCGCGGCATGCCGGTGCTCGGCGGCGACCTGGTCATCCACCTCGGCGCCGACTCCGCCTACCAGGGCGTGACCCGGGCCGCCCGCCATCAGGTCGAACTCCCCTCCGCCGAACCGAAGTTGTCCGGCCGTCAGGCCGCCGCCAAGGCCGCCTCGGTGGCCCAGGGCACCGCCGGCGCGCCCCAACTCGTCGTCGACGCCCGCGGCGGCCGCACCGCGCTCGCCTACCAGGTGCAGGTCGATGACAGCCGCACCGCGGACGGCGGCGGCGCCCGCACCGTCGTCCTCGACGCCGACAGCGGCAAGGTCCTCAGCAACGTCCCGGTCAACGAGCCGTTCCTGTCGCCCTCCGTCCTGCACGAGCTCCG includes the following:
- a CDS encoding PadR family transcriptional regulator; the protein is MTEKKAHGAGDDVERPALPATSWAVLGLLSFGEELSGYDLKKWSDWSLRSFYWSPSFSQIYGELKRLEKVGYVSSRMVAQETGNRDKRVYVITDDGMAAVRRWAREAPVEPPVLKHGVMLRLWLGHLLEADQMRDVLGRHREYAETMRRRAEVDAEGARSDAAWAYPALVLKWSERFYASERDLADAMLADLDELAAADDADDEGPRRSQARRK
- a CDS encoding acyl-CoA dehydrogenase family protein codes for the protein MRFLLTDEQREFGRTLDSLLGAADTPAAARAWAAGEHKPGRGLWARLAETGVFALAVPEERGGMGPLPLELVVAFVELGRHVVPGPLVETVAAAAFLHRLGDGAAAGDWLPRIAAGDAVVGLCADGEPFALDADAADTVLVVRGDTVCRTQARGPVQPGLDPTRRLARPLGGTVLARGPAVTEAARHATDLARLLTAAQAVGVGRALLARTVEYVCQRTQFGRPIGSFQAVKHRLADALMGVEFAEPLVHAGALALANEAASAGAGGLSAGAEVAAAKVAAGEAGYAAARAALQLHGAVGYTDEPDLSLWIRKARPLRDAWGGPGACRARVLTG
- a CDS encoding alpha/beta hydrolase, with amino-acid sequence MTADGVRLDGRVAVITGAGRGQGAAEARLFVASGGRVVLGAVVVSVDYRRAPEHRFPAAAEDAYAATRWAVGHAAELGCDAARVAVAGDSSGGNLAAAVALMTRDRTGPPLAAQVLLYPALDHRLTGRSAADYATGFFHTTAHMRWYWERYLGPEGDRAHPYAAPGRAADLTGLPPALLVLPECDPLRDEGRAYGRALRRAGVPARVDEYPGAFHGFLGAAGALPAADAALDAVAKWLFGTVSDGDVTSR
- a CDS encoding LLM class flavin-dependent oxidoreductase; translated protein: MKFSMIFEAQLADPTPERERRVIHDCVEQAVHAEEMGFDRIWAVEHHSLTQYAHMSASEIFLTWVAARTSRIRIGHGVVTLPFGYQHPVRVAERAAMLDVLSGGRVNLGAGRGATTQEMAMFGVRPEDTYPQMEEALRIVSNAWRNETFEWHGSLDIGPGAVLPRPVQAPHPPLFMACSKHDTLRLAAELGVGALVLGFAGADDVRTMREVYDEAIAVRTGERFVSDAANDHFSVLCPTVVLDDGAAAHRIGTRGQRFFAEAIAHWYGNGPAPTVHDEHDDHVAALAQGREELVAKLHEASIPARPVDTGTYHARHAYGTAEDAVAYVEQLREIGVDEVMCLIQMGAVPQEVCLETIRHWGERVIPHFRALQARA